Proteins found in one Primulina eburnea isolate SZY01 chromosome 16, ASM2296580v1, whole genome shotgun sequence genomic segment:
- the LOC140817012 gene encoding AP2-like ethylene-responsive transcription factor ANT isoform X2, translated as MKPLKNDSNGSNNNSLGFSLAPDMKMEANNTTNGVATASFCLSSSDLNNSALCYGVAENGVFHSPLSVMPLKSDGSLCIMEALSRSQSGAMVPNSSPKLENFLGGATMANHQYGSTASPQRDAMVLSLDSAFYNQEPYRQQNHFYSGLKCNTMYQTTEEQPNILEDVMPCLKTWMYQNQVQENQVNNSNNDDLVNDTVVMECGNLQSLTLSMSPGSQSSCVTASRYISPAETNEGVTVETKKRGLEKIPQKQTVHRKSIDTFGQRTSQYRGVTRHRWTGRYEAHLWDNSCKKEGQTRKGRQVYLGGYDMEEKAARAYDLAALKYWGASTHINFPLENYHHELEEMKNMTRQEQVAHLRRRSSGFSRGASMYRGVTRHHQHGRWQARIGRVAGNKDLYLGTFSTQEEAAEAYDIAAIKFRGANAVTNFDISRYAVEKIMASNTLPTGETARRNNDREPNVEVPAIEYNTVVPGNAECAQVKSVGNVLDWKIVLHNKGNPTTEPNHERTMNIGNYQSSPFSFGLHDLICIDSSHSMVDESGTHVIQHLSNPSSLVTSLSSSREASPDRKLTPIMFANLGSSKINSWIPTAQLRPVPLSIAQLPVFASWDDARM; from the exons ATGAAGCCTTTGAAAAACGACAGCAATGGCAGCAATAATAACTCGTTGGGCTTTTCTCTGGCACCCGACATGAAAATGGAGGCTAACAATACCACTAATGGGGTTGCAACAGCAAGCTTCTGTCTTTCCTCTTCTGACCTTAACAATTCTGCACTGTGTTATGGTGTAGCTGAAAATGGTGTCTTTCACTCCCCATTGTCAGTAATGCCACTCAAATCTGATGGCTCTCTTTGCATTATGGAAGCTCTTTCTAGATCACAATCCGGAG CTATGGTGCCTAATTCTTCTCCAAAACTTGAAAACTTCTTGGGAGGTGCAACGATGGCGAATCATCAATATGGCTCCACCGCCTCTCCTCAAAGGGATGCTATGGTTTTAAGCCTAGACAGCGCATTTTACAATCAAGAACCTTATAGACAGCAGAATCATTTCTATTCTGGCCTTAAGTGCAACACCATGTACCAAACGACTGAGGAGCAGCCCAATATTCTGGAGGATGTAATGCCATGTTTGAAAACATGgatgtatcaaaatcaagtaCAGGAGAATCAGGTCAATAACAGCAATAATGATGATTTGGTTAATGATACGGTTGTGATGGAATGTGGAAATTTACAGTCCTTAACTTTATCCATGAGTCCTGGTTCTCAGTCAAGCTGTGTTACTGCTTCAAGGTACATTTCACCCGCTGAAACTAATGAGGGTGTAACCGTGGAAACTAAGAAGAGAGGGCTTGAGAAAATACCTCAGAAGCAAACAGTTCACAGGAAATCTATTGATACATTTGGACAGAGAACTTCACAGTACAGAGGAGTGACAAG GCATAGGTGGACAGGTCGATATGAAGCTCATTTGTGGGATAACAGCTGCAAGAAAGAGGGGCAGACCAGAAAAGGAAGGCAAG TTTATCTTG GAGGATATGATATGGAAGAGAAAGCTGCAAGAGCTTATGATCTTGCTGCTCTTAAGTATTGGGGTGCTTCAACCCACATCAACTTTCCG TTGGAAAACTACCATCATGAACTCGAGGAGATGAAAAACATGACTCGGCAAGAGCAAGTCGCTCACTTAAGAAG GAGGAGTAGTGGATTTTCAAGAGGTGCTTCTATGTACAGAGGCGTCACAAG GCATCATCAGCATGGCAGGTGGCAAGCTAGGATTGGTCGAGTAGCCGGTAACAAAGACCTCTATCTAGGAACTTTCA GTACTCAAGAGGAAGCTGCTGAAGCTTATGATATTGCTGCAATAAAATTCCGCGGCGCAAATGCTGTCACTAACTTTGATATATCTCGGTACGCTGTGGAGAAAATCATGGCGAGTAACACATTGCCTACTGGAGAGACAGCAAGGCGAAACAACGACAGGGAGCCTAATGTAGAGGTGCCGGCCATTGAGTACAACACAGTCGTTCCTGGCAACGCGGAATGTGCCCAAGTCAAAAGCGTAGGAAACGTCCTTGACTGGAAAATCGTGCTGCACAATAAAGGAAATCCAACAACAGAACCGAATCATGAGAGAACCATGAACATAGGGAACTATCAAAGTTCTCCATTCTCGTTCGGTCTGCATGATCTGATATGCATTGACTCTAGCCACTCGATGGTGGATGAATCGGGTACTCATGTGATTCAACACTTGTCGAATCCATCTTCTCTAGTTACGAGTCTTAGCAGCTCAAGGGAGGCCAGCCCAGACAGAAAACTAACCCCTATCATGTTTGCAAATTTGGGTTCAAGCAAGATCAATTCTTGGATCCCAACTGCACAGCTGAGGCCCGTGCCACTCAGTATCGCTCAGTTGCCTGTTTTTGCATCGTGGGACGATGCACGAATGTAA
- the LOC140817012 gene encoding AP2-like ethylene-responsive transcription factor ANT isoform X1 has protein sequence MKPLKNDSNGSNNNSLGFSLAPDMKMEANNTTNGVATASFCLSSSDLNNSALCYGVAENGVFHSPLSVMPLKSDGSLCIMEALSRSQSGAMVPNSSPKLENFLGGATMANHQYGSTASPQRDAMVLSLDSAFYNQEPYRQQNHFYSGLKCNTMYQTTEEQPNILEDVMPCLKTWMYQNQVQENQVNNSNNDDLVNDTVVMECGNLQSLTLSMSPGSQSSCVTASRYISPAETNEGVTVETKKRGLEKIPQKQTVHRKSIDTFGQRTSQYRGVTRHRWTGRYEAHLWDNSCKKEGQTRKGRQGTYKDKKPMAFSTNFTKPMNFDFYLCFIFNFKRLLFLVGFPLFGLAMLFPSNCVISVYLGGYDMEEKAARAYDLAALKYWGASTHINFPLENYHHELEEMKNMTRQEQVAHLRRRSSGFSRGASMYRGVTRHHQHGRWQARIGRVAGNKDLYLGTFSTQEEAAEAYDIAAIKFRGANAVTNFDISRYAVEKIMASNTLPTGETARRNNDREPNVEVPAIEYNTVVPGNAECAQVKSVGNVLDWKIVLHNKGNPTTEPNHERTMNIGNYQSSPFSFGLHDLICIDSSHSMVDESGTHVIQHLSNPSSLVTSLSSSREASPDRKLTPIMFANLGSSKINSWIPTAQLRPVPLSIAQLPVFASWDDARM, from the exons ATGAAGCCTTTGAAAAACGACAGCAATGGCAGCAATAATAACTCGTTGGGCTTTTCTCTGGCACCCGACATGAAAATGGAGGCTAACAATACCACTAATGGGGTTGCAACAGCAAGCTTCTGTCTTTCCTCTTCTGACCTTAACAATTCTGCACTGTGTTATGGTGTAGCTGAAAATGGTGTCTTTCACTCCCCATTGTCAGTAATGCCACTCAAATCTGATGGCTCTCTTTGCATTATGGAAGCTCTTTCTAGATCACAATCCGGAG CTATGGTGCCTAATTCTTCTCCAAAACTTGAAAACTTCTTGGGAGGTGCAACGATGGCGAATCATCAATATGGCTCCACCGCCTCTCCTCAAAGGGATGCTATGGTTTTAAGCCTAGACAGCGCATTTTACAATCAAGAACCTTATAGACAGCAGAATCATTTCTATTCTGGCCTTAAGTGCAACACCATGTACCAAACGACTGAGGAGCAGCCCAATATTCTGGAGGATGTAATGCCATGTTTGAAAACATGgatgtatcaaaatcaagtaCAGGAGAATCAGGTCAATAACAGCAATAATGATGATTTGGTTAATGATACGGTTGTGATGGAATGTGGAAATTTACAGTCCTTAACTTTATCCATGAGTCCTGGTTCTCAGTCAAGCTGTGTTACTGCTTCAAGGTACATTTCACCCGCTGAAACTAATGAGGGTGTAACCGTGGAAACTAAGAAGAGAGGGCTTGAGAAAATACCTCAGAAGCAAACAGTTCACAGGAAATCTATTGATACATTTGGACAGAGAACTTCACAGTACAGAGGAGTGACAAG GCATAGGTGGACAGGTCGATATGAAGCTCATTTGTGGGATAACAGCTGCAAGAAAGAGGGGCAGACCAGAAAAGGAAGGCAAGGTACTTACAAAGACAAGAAACCAATGGCCTTTTCCACTAATTTTACTAAACCGATGAATTTTGACTTCTACCTTTGCTTCATTTTCAATTTTAAACGCCTTTTATTTTTGGTCGGATTCCCTCTCTTTGGTCTGGCTATGCTGTTTCCATCAAATTGCGTCATCTCAGTTTATCTTG GAGGATATGATATGGAAGAGAAAGCTGCAAGAGCTTATGATCTTGCTGCTCTTAAGTATTGGGGTGCTTCAACCCACATCAACTTTCCG TTGGAAAACTACCATCATGAACTCGAGGAGATGAAAAACATGACTCGGCAAGAGCAAGTCGCTCACTTAAGAAG GAGGAGTAGTGGATTTTCAAGAGGTGCTTCTATGTACAGAGGCGTCACAAG GCATCATCAGCATGGCAGGTGGCAAGCTAGGATTGGTCGAGTAGCCGGTAACAAAGACCTCTATCTAGGAACTTTCA GTACTCAAGAGGAAGCTGCTGAAGCTTATGATATTGCTGCAATAAAATTCCGCGGCGCAAATGCTGTCACTAACTTTGATATATCTCGGTACGCTGTGGAGAAAATCATGGCGAGTAACACATTGCCTACTGGAGAGACAGCAAGGCGAAACAACGACAGGGAGCCTAATGTAGAGGTGCCGGCCATTGAGTACAACACAGTCGTTCCTGGCAACGCGGAATGTGCCCAAGTCAAAAGCGTAGGAAACGTCCTTGACTGGAAAATCGTGCTGCACAATAAAGGAAATCCAACAACAGAACCGAATCATGAGAGAACCATGAACATAGGGAACTATCAAAGTTCTCCATTCTCGTTCGGTCTGCATGATCTGATATGCATTGACTCTAGCCACTCGATGGTGGATGAATCGGGTACTCATGTGATTCAACACTTGTCGAATCCATCTTCTCTAGTTACGAGTCTTAGCAGCTCAAGGGAGGCCAGCCCAGACAGAAAACTAACCCCTATCATGTTTGCAAATTTGGGTTCAAGCAAGATCAATTCTTGGATCCCAACTGCACAGCTGAGGCCCGTGCCACTCAGTATCGCTCAGTTGCCTGTTTTTGCATCGTGGGACGATGCACGAATGTAA
- the LOC140817032 gene encoding uncharacterized protein, with protein MVPLLSQAAGGGGGALLSSTHQSSLQFANPIPPLFSKHGRHFSVSRRLKPLTLANAAESSSGGAATKPASSTTIPVNDQGPSSISLVGPENLPLEGVIQFEKPNSSSLLAKWSLVAVLAGGDVAALLLFSSIGRYSHGFSVLDFETFKTADPFIAGWFLSAYFLGGYEEDGRGMNGLFKAVFAAAKSWAVGIPLGLIIRAASIGHTPPTNFILVTMGSTAVLLIGWRTLLFSFFPANNGKKDNAYKRGNPFELFELLTSLVRRW; from the exons ATGGTGCCTCTGCTTAGCCAGGCAGCCGGCGGCGGCGGTGGAGCGTTGCTTTCCTCCACACATCAATCCTCCCTTCAATTCGCTAACCCAATACCGCCTCTTTTCTCCAAACACGGCCGCCATTTCTCTGTTTCGCGCCGCCTCAAGCCCCTGACCCTCGCTAATGCCGCCGAGTCTTCTAGCGGTGGTGCTGCCACAAAGCCGGCCTCCTCTACCACCATTCCTGTAAACGACCAAGGCCCTAGCTCTATCTCTCTGGTGGGTCCGGAAAATCTCCCACTTGAAGGTGTTATTCAGTTCGAAAAGCCAAATTCTTCTTCCCTGCTTGCTAAATGGAG TCTCGTGGCTGTTTTAGCTGGGGGTGATGTGGCGGCGCTGCTTTTGTTCTCTTCAATCGGAAGATATAGTCATGGATTCTCTGTTTTAGATTTTGAAACCTTCAAAACGGCGGATCCTTTCATTGCAG GGTGGTTTTTGAGTGCTTATTTTCTTGGCGGATACGAGGAGGATGGCCGAGGAATGAATGGTTTGTTTAAGGCTGTTTTTGCAGCTGCCAAGTCCTGGGCTGTTGGCATACCG TTGGGGTTAATCATTCGTGCAGCCTCTATAGGCCACACACCACCAACCAATTTCATTTTAGTCACCATGGGCAGCACTGCTGTGTTACTGATTGGATGGCGAACATTGTTGTTTAGCTTTTTCCCTGCTAACAATGGCAAGAAAGATAATGCATACAAGCGTGGCAATCCATTTGAATTGTTTGAG CTTCTGACGTCGTTAGTGAGAAGATGGTGA
- the LOC140817012 gene encoding AP2-like ethylene-responsive transcription factor ANT isoform X3 — protein sequence MKPLKNDSNGSNNNSLGFSLAPDMKMEANNTTNGVATASFCLSSSDLNNSALCYGVAENGVFHSPLSVMPLKSDGSLCIMEALSRSQSGAMVPNSSPKLENFLGGATMANHQYGSTASPQRDAMVLSLDSAFYNQEPYRQQNHFYSGLKCNTMYQTTEEQPNILEDVMPCLKTWMYQNQVQENQVNNSNNDDLVNDTVVMECGNLQSLTLSMSPGSQSSCVTASRYISPAETNEGVTVETKKRGLEKIPQKQTVHRKSIDTFGQRTSQYRGVTRHRWTGRYEAHLWDNSCKKEGQTRKGRQGGYDMEEKAARAYDLAALKYWGASTHINFPLENYHHELEEMKNMTRQEQVAHLRRRSSGFSRGASMYRGVTRHHQHGRWQARIGRVAGNKDLYLGTFSTQEEAAEAYDIAAIKFRGANAVTNFDISRYAVEKIMASNTLPTGETARRNNDREPNVEVPAIEYNTVVPGNAECAQVKSVGNVLDWKIVLHNKGNPTTEPNHERTMNIGNYQSSPFSFGLHDLICIDSSHSMVDESGTHVIQHLSNPSSLVTSLSSSREASPDRKLTPIMFANLGSSKINSWIPTAQLRPVPLSIAQLPVFASWDDARM from the exons ATGAAGCCTTTGAAAAACGACAGCAATGGCAGCAATAATAACTCGTTGGGCTTTTCTCTGGCACCCGACATGAAAATGGAGGCTAACAATACCACTAATGGGGTTGCAACAGCAAGCTTCTGTCTTTCCTCTTCTGACCTTAACAATTCTGCACTGTGTTATGGTGTAGCTGAAAATGGTGTCTTTCACTCCCCATTGTCAGTAATGCCACTCAAATCTGATGGCTCTCTTTGCATTATGGAAGCTCTTTCTAGATCACAATCCGGAG CTATGGTGCCTAATTCTTCTCCAAAACTTGAAAACTTCTTGGGAGGTGCAACGATGGCGAATCATCAATATGGCTCCACCGCCTCTCCTCAAAGGGATGCTATGGTTTTAAGCCTAGACAGCGCATTTTACAATCAAGAACCTTATAGACAGCAGAATCATTTCTATTCTGGCCTTAAGTGCAACACCATGTACCAAACGACTGAGGAGCAGCCCAATATTCTGGAGGATGTAATGCCATGTTTGAAAACATGgatgtatcaaaatcaagtaCAGGAGAATCAGGTCAATAACAGCAATAATGATGATTTGGTTAATGATACGGTTGTGATGGAATGTGGAAATTTACAGTCCTTAACTTTATCCATGAGTCCTGGTTCTCAGTCAAGCTGTGTTACTGCTTCAAGGTACATTTCACCCGCTGAAACTAATGAGGGTGTAACCGTGGAAACTAAGAAGAGAGGGCTTGAGAAAATACCTCAGAAGCAAACAGTTCACAGGAAATCTATTGATACATTTGGACAGAGAACTTCACAGTACAGAGGAGTGACAAG GCATAGGTGGACAGGTCGATATGAAGCTCATTTGTGGGATAACAGCTGCAAGAAAGAGGGGCAGACCAGAAAAGGAAGGCAAG GAGGATATGATATGGAAGAGAAAGCTGCAAGAGCTTATGATCTTGCTGCTCTTAAGTATTGGGGTGCTTCAACCCACATCAACTTTCCG TTGGAAAACTACCATCATGAACTCGAGGAGATGAAAAACATGACTCGGCAAGAGCAAGTCGCTCACTTAAGAAG GAGGAGTAGTGGATTTTCAAGAGGTGCTTCTATGTACAGAGGCGTCACAAG GCATCATCAGCATGGCAGGTGGCAAGCTAGGATTGGTCGAGTAGCCGGTAACAAAGACCTCTATCTAGGAACTTTCA GTACTCAAGAGGAAGCTGCTGAAGCTTATGATATTGCTGCAATAAAATTCCGCGGCGCAAATGCTGTCACTAACTTTGATATATCTCGGTACGCTGTGGAGAAAATCATGGCGAGTAACACATTGCCTACTGGAGAGACAGCAAGGCGAAACAACGACAGGGAGCCTAATGTAGAGGTGCCGGCCATTGAGTACAACACAGTCGTTCCTGGCAACGCGGAATGTGCCCAAGTCAAAAGCGTAGGAAACGTCCTTGACTGGAAAATCGTGCTGCACAATAAAGGAAATCCAACAACAGAACCGAATCATGAGAGAACCATGAACATAGGGAACTATCAAAGTTCTCCATTCTCGTTCGGTCTGCATGATCTGATATGCATTGACTCTAGCCACTCGATGGTGGATGAATCGGGTACTCATGTGATTCAACACTTGTCGAATCCATCTTCTCTAGTTACGAGTCTTAGCAGCTCAAGGGAGGCCAGCCCAGACAGAAAACTAACCCCTATCATGTTTGCAAATTTGGGTTCAAGCAAGATCAATTCTTGGATCCCAACTGCACAGCTGAGGCCCGTGCCACTCAGTATCGCTCAGTTGCCTGTTTTTGCATCGTGGGACGATGCACGAATGTAA